A single window of Fischerella sp. PCC 9605 DNA harbors:
- a CDS encoding WGxxGxxG family protein, which translates to MKSNFTKVVGAGIVTLGMTILPLTLPAQAQTTPTAPDTTTTTPTTRYDDGFDWGWLGLLGLLGLAGLAGRKRSDEPTRYRDPNAVGGTTYRE; encoded by the coding sequence ATGAAAAGCAATTTCACTAAAGTTGTTGGCGCTGGCATCGTTACCTTGGGTATGACAATTTTGCCCTTGACTTTACCCGCACAAGCACAAACCACGCCAACCGCTCCTGATACCACTACCACCACACCTACTACCAGATATGACGATGGTTTTGATTGGGGTTGGTTAGGATTACTTGGTTTGTTAGGTCTAGCTGGTTTGGCTGGTAGGAAGCGCTCCGATGAACCAACTCGTTATCGCGATCCTAACGCTGTTGGTGGCACTACCTACAGAGAATAA